The Deinococcus depolymerans genome has a segment encoding these proteins:
- a CDS encoding single-stranded-DNA-specific exonuclease RecJ has translation MRQWRVSPPLAQVLSGRGLSAALLDPPLTLTPNPALREAAARIVQAIRERKRIRIHGDYDADGVSATATLILGLRDLDADVHGFIPHRLNEGYGVHPDRVEEHAAACDLLVTVDCGVTNHAEIRALLDHGTQVIVTDHHAPGDEFPDALVVHPHLTTDFDHDLHNLTGAGVAYHLLWAVNDLLGLPEPRPYAALATLGTVADVAPLIGENRALVRAGLDALADTQLPGLRALLDAGRVRRPTARDVAFILAPRINAAGRMGEADVALDLLTQRSPHEAARLAEYLEIRNLERRKLQDDMFAQALTIADPADPALVVTHPDWHAGVMGIVASKLLETYHRPVYIIAQGKGSVRSTPGISAVQGLRLSHDLLKRYGGHPGAAGFSIDPANIGAFRDRIHAYTRQFPTPHPRVRLDAPLPALAASLDLLAEAASFEPFGEGHPLPLWHLRDTLTDTRLVGKKGNSLQFKVAGLRGIKFGETDDTPGERDLAAQLVSSEWRGQTRLEFHGQALRAPAPLRLDAPPAPQPYPRLNPKAAMDHLRAGAAAHATGPIAAYLRDNVPGLTLTGPGDAHPGGELILYALPPEDDLRRWVSGGRVSFAFGPRTLADLEGSLTRHHLGTPPANPLLGTEDGLEAAADAYRRWQWAHHWRTLDDDGWSASVHAMLGLPSVPAREAVSAD, from the coding sequence ATGCGGCAGTGGCGGGTCTCGCCGCCGCTGGCGCAGGTGCTGAGCGGCCGCGGCCTGAGCGCCGCGCTGCTCGACCCGCCCCTGACCCTCACGCCCAACCCGGCGCTGCGCGAGGCGGCCGCGCGGATCGTGCAGGCCATCCGCGAACGCAAACGCATCCGCATTCACGGGGATTACGACGCGGACGGCGTGAGCGCCACCGCCACCCTGATCCTGGGCCTGCGGGACCTGGACGCCGACGTTCACGGCTTCATCCCCCACCGCCTGAACGAGGGGTACGGCGTTCACCCGGACAGGGTCGAGGAGCACGCCGCCGCCTGCGACCTGCTCGTCACGGTGGACTGCGGCGTGACCAACCACGCCGAGATCCGCGCGCTGCTGGACCACGGCACGCAGGTCATCGTGACCGACCACCACGCGCCCGGCGACGAATTCCCGGACGCGCTGGTCGTGCACCCGCACCTGACCACCGACTTCGACCACGACCTGCACAACCTGACCGGCGCCGGCGTGGCGTACCACCTGCTGTGGGCCGTGAACGACCTGCTCGGCCTGCCGGAACCGCGGCCCTACGCGGCGCTGGCGACCCTGGGCACCGTGGCCGACGTGGCCCCCCTGATCGGTGAGAACCGCGCCCTGGTCCGCGCCGGACTGGACGCCCTGGCCGACACCCAGCTGCCGGGCCTGCGCGCCCTGCTGGACGCCGGCCGGGTCCGCCGACCCACCGCGCGGGACGTGGCGTTCATTCTCGCGCCGCGCATCAATGCCGCCGGACGCATGGGGGAGGCCGACGTCGCCCTGGACCTGCTCACGCAGCGCAGCCCGCACGAGGCCGCCCGCCTCGCCGAGTACCTGGAAATCCGCAACCTGGAACGCCGCAAGCTGCAGGACGACATGTTCGCGCAGGCCCTGACCATCGCCGACCCCGCCGACCCGGCGCTGGTCGTCACGCACCCCGACTGGCACGCCGGCGTGATGGGCATCGTGGCCAGCAAACTGCTCGAGACGTACCACAGACCCGTGTACATCATCGCGCAGGGCAAGGGCTCGGTCCGCAGCACGCCCGGCATCAGCGCCGTGCAGGGCCTGCGCCTCAGCCACGACCTGCTCAAACGCTACGGCGGGCACCCCGGCGCCGCCGGGTTCTCCATCGACCCGGCCAACATCGGCGCGTTCCGGGACCGCATCCACGCCTACACCCGGCAGTTCCCCACCCCGCACCCCCGCGTGCGGCTTGACGCGCCGCTGCCCGCCCTGGCCGCCTCACTGGACCTGCTGGCGGAGGCCGCCTCCTTCGAACCGTTCGGGGAGGGCCACCCGCTGCCGCTGTGGCACCTGCGCGACACCCTGACCGACACCCGACTGGTCGGCAAGAAAGGCAACAGCCTGCAGTTCAAGGTGGCGGGCCTGCGCGGCATCAAGTTCGGGGAGACCGACGACACGCCCGGCGAACGCGACCTGGCCGCGCAGCTGGTCAGCAGCGAGTGGCGCGGCCAGACCCGCCTGGAATTCCACGGGCAGGCGCTGCGCGCCCCGGCCCCCCTGCGGCTGGACGCGCCGCCCGCCCCGCAGCCCTACCCGCGCCTGAACCCGAAAGCGGCCATGGACCACCTGCGTGCCGGAGCGGCCGCGCACGCCACTGGCCCCATCGCCGCGTACCTGCGTGACAACGTGCCGGGCCTCACCCTGACCGGGCCGGGCGACGCGCACCCCGGCGGCGAACTGATCCTGTACGCCCTGCCGCCCGAGGACGACCTGCGCCGCTGGGTCAGCGGGGGCCGCGTGTCCTTCGCGTTCGGTCCCCGGACCCTCGCGGACCTGGAAGGCAGCCTGACCCGCCACCACCTGGGCACCCCGCCCGCCAACCCCCTGCTGGGCACCGAGGACGGCCTGGAAGCCGCTGCCGACGCCTACCGCCGCTGGCAGTGGGCGCACCACTGGCGCACCCTGGACGACGACGGCTGGAGCGCCAGCGTGCACGCCATGCTGGGCCTGCCCAGCGTGCCGGCACGCGAAGCGGTCAGCGCCGACTGA
- a CDS encoding NAD(P)/FAD-dependent oxidoreductase — protein sequence MTGRDVLVVGAGLGGLALAQDAARAGRRVTLLDKARGVSGRAATRRVTLPDGPEVRLDHGARFFTARSDRARTLAEAGVRDGWNAVWTRGVARWQAGQVTPPDDGHPRYAPPAGMSALGRILARGLDVHTGVTVTSLERLNATRGGWRVHSREGHHWEAATLILNVPAPQLTALLGTLDPGSPDAVPAVLRGHDSEGAAQRAAAVTYDPCWAAGVILHQDVPADWRALRPDHPVLEWIAREHTKRPDGAPPALTLHATPAWSRANLDRTPEQVLPDLLAAAQAILGPLDVAQAFAHRWRYAIPAVTAPGPCHWDAALSLGWCGDWFTPDPHGPRVESALLSGWALARRVTGT from the coding sequence GTGACAGGGCGGGACGTGCTGGTGGTCGGCGCGGGCCTGGGCGGGCTGGCCCTCGCGCAGGACGCTGCCCGCGCGGGCCGGCGCGTGACGCTGCTGGACAAGGCGCGAGGCGTGTCCGGCCGGGCCGCGACGCGCCGCGTGACCCTCCCGGACGGGCCGGAGGTCCGCCTGGATCACGGGGCGCGGTTCTTCACGGCCCGCAGCGACCGCGCCCGCACCCTGGCCGAGGCTGGCGTGCGCGACGGCTGGAACGCCGTGTGGACGCGCGGCGTGGCCCGCTGGCAGGCCGGGCAGGTCACCCCGCCGGACGACGGCCACCCCCGCTACGCGCCCCCGGCGGGCATGAGCGCCCTGGGCCGCATCCTGGCGCGTGGCCTGGACGTACACACCGGCGTGACCGTCACCAGCCTGGAACGCCTGAACGCCACCCGGGGCGGCTGGCGGGTGCATTCACGCGAGGGGCATCACTGGGAGGCGGCAACGCTGATCCTGAACGTCCCGGCCCCGCAACTCACGGCGCTGCTGGGCACCCTGGACCCCGGCAGCCCCGACGCCGTCCCGGCCGTCCTGCGCGGCCATGATTCCGAGGGCGCGGCGCAGCGGGCCGCCGCCGTCACCTACGACCCCTGCTGGGCGGCCGGCGTGATCCTGCACCAGGACGTGCCTGCCGACTGGCGCGCCCTGCGGCCCGACCATCCGGTCCTGGAATGGATCGCGCGGGAGCACACCAAACGCCCGGACGGCGCGCCCCCCGCCCTGACGCTGCACGCCACGCCCGCGTGGAGCCGCGCGAACCTGGACCGCACGCCCGAGCAGGTGCTGCCGGACCTGCTGGCCGCCGCGCAGGCCATCCTCGGCCCGCTGGACGTGGCGCAGGCCTTCGCGCACCGCTGGCGCTACGCCATTCCGGCCGTCACCGCCCCCGGCCCCTGCCACTGGGACGCCGCGCTGAGCCTGGGCTGGTGCGGCGACTGGTTCACGCCCGACCCGCACGGCCCGCGCGTGGAAAGCGCGCTGCTGAGCGGCTGGGCCCTGGCGCGGCGCGTGACCGGCACCTGA
- a CDS encoding CoA-binding protein, which translates to MTLLTQPAQIVDVLNTHRVIAVVGFHHDSVKPAYYVPEYMHRQGYTIIPVNPALAARGESHFGQKAVSTLAEIPVPVDIVDVFRRSDRVRLHLPDILAMTPPPKVVWMQLGIRDDAVAAELNSHGIDVVQDRCLLADHRALL; encoded by the coding sequence GTGACGCTCCTGACGCAGCCGGCGCAGATCGTGGACGTCCTGAACACCCACAGGGTCATCGCGGTGGTCGGCTTTCACCATGACAGCGTGAAACCCGCGTACTACGTCCCGGAGTACATGCACCGCCAGGGCTACACCATCATTCCCGTGAACCCGGCGCTGGCGGCGCGCGGCGAGAGTCACTTCGGGCAGAAGGCGGTCTCCACCCTCGCGGAGATCCCGGTGCCGGTGGACATCGTGGACGTGTTCCGCCGCAGCGACCGGGTCAGGTTGCACCTGCCGGACATCCTCGCCATGACGCCGCCCCCGAAGGTCGTGTGGATGCAGCTGGGCATCCGGGACGACGCCGTGGCCGCCGAGCTGAACAGTCACGGCATTGACGTGGTGCAGGACCGCTGCCTGCTCGCGGACCACCGCGCGCTGCTGTGA
- the hemL gene encoding glutamate-1-semialdehyde 2,1-aminomutase: MKTEPVSAVLPAPTAQSEALFARARAVTPGGVNSPVRAFRSVGGTPRFIASAQGAYLTDADGTRYLDYIGSWGPMILGHNLPAVREAVADALQFGTSFGAPGEREVLLAEQVTRLTGVDRVRFVSSGTEATMSALRLARGVTGRKFILKFRGNYHGHADGLLVEAGSGLMTNEGHLGAAAPSSAGVPEEYARLTLVSEYNDPQALDALLAERGHELAAVIFEPVVGNAGVLVPTPEFLAALHRVRDHGTLLIADEVMTGFRLSLNGATGLLGLQPDLICWGKIIGGGLPVGAYGGRADVMDFVSPQGPVYQAGTLSGNPLAMAAGLATLKALENDPGLYARLDAYTAQLASGLKAAAQAAGVPVSVNRVGSMLTAFHQDVPDGSVRTYTDAARSDTAAFARWFQGMLARGVYWAPSQFESIFVSGAHGDTELNATLDAAQAAYRGLGAGA, from the coding sequence ATGAAGACTGAGCCTGTTTCTGCCGTCCTGCCCGCACCGACCGCGCAGTCCGAGGCGCTGTTCGCGCGGGCGCGCGCCGTCACGCCCGGCGGGGTGAACAGCCCGGTGCGGGCCTTCCGCAGCGTGGGCGGCACGCCGCGCTTCATTGCCAGCGCGCAGGGCGCGTACCTGACGGACGCCGACGGCACCCGCTACCTCGATTACATCGGGTCGTGGGGACCGATGATCCTGGGGCACAACCTCCCGGCGGTGCGCGAGGCAGTCGCGGACGCCCTGCAGTTCGGCACGAGTTTCGGCGCGCCCGGCGAGCGCGAGGTGCTGCTGGCCGAGCAGGTCACGCGCCTGACCGGCGTGGACCGCGTGCGTTTCGTCAGCAGCGGCACCGAGGCGACCATGAGTGCCCTGCGCCTGGCGCGTGGCGTGACGGGCCGCAAGTTCATCCTGAAGTTCCGCGGGAACTACCACGGGCACGCCGACGGCCTGCTCGTCGAGGCCGGGAGCGGCCTGATGACGAACGAGGGGCACCTGGGCGCGGCGGCCCCCAGCAGCGCGGGCGTGCCCGAGGAGTACGCGCGCCTGACGCTGGTCAGCGAGTACAACGACCCGCAGGCGCTCGACGCCCTGCTGGCCGAGCGGGGGCACGAGCTGGCAGCCGTGATCTTCGAGCCGGTCGTGGGGAACGCCGGGGTGCTGGTGCCCACGCCGGAGTTCCTGGCGGCGCTGCACCGCGTCAGGGACCACGGGACGCTGCTGATCGCCGATGAGGTCATGACCGGGTTCCGCCTGTCCCTGAACGGCGCGACCGGCCTGCTGGGCCTGCAGCCGGACCTGATCTGCTGGGGCAAGATCATCGGCGGGGGCCTGCCGGTCGGCGCGTACGGCGGCCGGGCCGACGTGATGGACTTCGTGTCGCCGCAGGGACCGGTGTACCAGGCAGGCACGCTCAGCGGGAACCCGCTCGCGATGGCCGCGGGGCTCGCCACCCTGAAGGCCCTGGAGAACGACCCGGGCCTGTACGCGCGGCTGGACGCCTACACGGCGCAGCTCGCCTCGGGCCTGAAGGCGGCGGCGCAGGCGGCGGGCGTGCCGGTCAGCGTGAACCGGGTGGGCAGCATGCTCACGGCGTTCCATCAGGACGTGCCGGACGGGAGCGTGCGCACGTACACCGACGCGGCCCGCAGCGACACGGCCGCCTTCGCCCGCTGGTTCCAGGGAATGCTGGCGCGCGGCGTGTACTGGGCGCCCAGCCAGTTCGAGAGCATCTTCGTGAGCGGCGCGCACGGCGACACCGAACTGAACGCCACGCTGGACGCCGCGCAGGCCGCGTACCGCGGGCTGGGAGCCGGCGCGTGA